One Streptomyces drozdowiczii DNA segment encodes these proteins:
- a CDS encoding excinuclease ABC subunit UvrA, translating into MSRATGKGTRPHAADSHDLIRVHGARVNNLKDVSIEIPKRRLTVFTGVSGSGKSSLVFNTIAAESQRLINETYSAFVQGFMPTLARPEVDVLEGLTTAIIVDQQRMGGDTRSTVGTATDANAMLRILFSRLGTPHIGPPSAYSFNTASVKASGAITVERGNKKAVKATFQRTGGMCTECEGRGTVSDIDLTQLYDDSKSLAEGAFTIPGWKSDSFWTVRVYAESGFLDPDKPIAKFTEKEMRDFLYREPTKVKVEGVNLTYEGLIPKIQKSFLSKDKDSLQPHIRAFVERAVTFTTCPACDGTRLSEGARSSKIAGISIADACAMQTSDLAAWIRELDEPSVAPLLTALGETLDSFVEIGLGYLALDRPAGTLSGGEAQRVKMIRHLGSSLTDTTYVFDEPTAGLHPHDIQRMNNLLLRLRDKGNTVLVVEHKPETIAVADHVVDLGPGAGTGGGTVCFEGTVDGLRASDTVTGRHFDDRSTLKADTREPTGALEVRGASANNLRGVDVDIPLGVLTVVTGVAGSGKSSLIHGSVAGRDGVVTVDQSAIRGSRRSNPATYTGLLDPVRKAFAKANDVKPGLFSANSEGACPTCNGAGVVFTDLAMMAGVATVCEECEGKRFQASVLEYRLGGRDISEVLAMSVAEAEEFFGSGDARTPAAHRVLERLVDVGLGYLSLGQPLTTLSGGERQRLKLATHMGEKGGVYVLDEPTTGLHLADVEQLLGLLDRLVDSGKSVVVIEHHQAVMAHADWIIDLGPGAGHDGGTLVFEGTPADLVAARSTLTGEHLARYVGA; encoded by the coding sequence ATGAGCAGGGCCACCGGCAAGGGCACGCGTCCGCACGCCGCCGACAGCCACGATCTGATCCGTGTGCACGGGGCGCGGGTGAACAATCTCAAGGACGTCAGCATCGAGATCCCGAAGCGCCGGCTGACGGTGTTCACGGGCGTCTCCGGGTCCGGCAAGAGCTCGCTGGTGTTCAACACCATCGCCGCCGAGTCGCAGCGGCTGATCAACGAGACGTACAGCGCCTTCGTGCAGGGGTTCATGCCCACGCTGGCCCGGCCCGAGGTGGACGTCCTGGAGGGGCTGACCACCGCGATCATCGTGGACCAGCAGCGGATGGGCGGCGACACCCGCTCGACCGTGGGCACGGCGACCGACGCCAACGCCATGCTGCGCATCCTCTTCAGCCGCCTCGGCACCCCGCACATCGGCCCGCCCAGCGCGTACTCCTTCAACACCGCGTCGGTGAAGGCCAGCGGGGCGATCACCGTCGAGCGCGGCAACAAGAAGGCCGTGAAGGCGACCTTCCAGCGGACCGGCGGGATGTGCACCGAGTGCGAGGGCCGGGGCACCGTCTCGGACATCGACCTCACCCAGCTCTACGACGACTCCAAGTCCCTGGCCGAGGGCGCGTTCACGATCCCCGGCTGGAAGTCCGACAGCTTCTGGACCGTCCGGGTCTACGCCGAGTCCGGTTTCCTCGACCCGGACAAGCCGATCGCGAAGTTCACCGAGAAGGAGATGCGGGACTTCCTCTACCGGGAGCCCACCAAGGTCAAGGTGGAGGGCGTCAACCTCACGTACGAGGGGCTGATCCCCAAGATCCAGAAGTCGTTCCTGTCCAAGGACAAGGACTCCCTCCAGCCGCACATCCGGGCGTTCGTGGAGCGCGCGGTCACCTTCACCACCTGTCCGGCCTGCGACGGCACCCGGCTCAGCGAGGGCGCCAGGTCCTCGAAGATCGCGGGCATCAGCATCGCGGATGCCTGCGCGATGCAGACCAGCGACCTGGCCGCCTGGATCCGTGAGCTGGACGAGCCCTCGGTGGCGCCGCTGCTCACCGCGCTCGGGGAGACCCTGGACTCGTTCGTGGAGATCGGCCTCGGCTATCTGGCGCTCGACCGCCCCGCCGGCACGCTGTCCGGCGGCGAGGCGCAGCGCGTCAAGATGATCCGCCACCTCGGCTCCTCGCTCACCGACACCACCTACGTCTTCGACGAGCCCACCGCCGGGCTGCACCCGCACGACATCCAGCGGATGAACAACCTGCTGCTGCGCCTGCGCGACAAGGGCAACACCGTGCTGGTGGTGGAGCACAAGCCGGAGACGATCGCGGTCGCCGACCACGTCGTGGACCTCGGCCCGGGCGCCGGTACGGGCGGCGGCACCGTCTGCTTCGAGGGCACCGTCGACGGGCTGCGCGCCTCGGACACCGTCACCGGGCGCCATTTCGACGACCGGTCGACCCTGAAGGCGGACACCCGCGAGCCCACCGGTGCGCTGGAGGTGCGGGGCGCGTCCGCGAACAACCTGCGCGGCGTCGACGTGGACATCCCGCTCGGCGTGCTGACCGTCGTCACGGGTGTCGCCGGGTCCGGGAAGAGCTCGCTGATCCACGGCTCGGTGGCCGGGCGGGACGGCGTGGTCACGGTCGACCAGAGCGCGATCCGCGGTTCGCGGCGCAGCAACCCGGCCACGTACACCGGGCTGCTGGACCCGGTCCGGAAGGCGTTCGCCAAGGCCAACGACGTGAAGCCGGGGCTGTTCAGCGCCAATTCCGAGGGGGCGTGCCCGACGTGCAACGGCGCGGGCGTCGTCTTCACGGACCTCGCGATGATGGCGGGCGTCGCCACGGTGTGCGAGGAGTGCGAGGGCAAGCGGTTCCAGGCGTCGGTGCTCGAATACCGGCTGGGCGGGCGGGACATCAGCGAGGTCCTCGCGATGTCGGTCGCGGAGGCCGAGGAGTTCTTCGGCTCCGGTGACGCGCGCACGCCGGCCGCGCACCGGGTCCTCGAACGGCTGGTGGACGTCGGGCTCGGCTACCTCAGCCTCGGCCAGCCGCTGACCACGCTCTCCGGCGGTGAGCGGCAGCGGCTGAAGCTCGCCACGCACATGGGCGAGAAGGGCGGGGTGTACGTGCTGGACGAGCCGACCACCGGACTGCACCTCGCGGACGTGGAGCAGCTGCTCGGGCTGCTGGACCGGCTGGTGGACTCCGGCAAGTCGGTCGTCGTCATCGAGCACCACCAGGCCGTGATGGCGCACGCCGACTGGATCATCGACCTGGGGCCCGGCGCCGGTCACGACGGCGGCACGCTGGTCTTCGAGGGCACCCCCGCCGACCTGGTCGCGGCGCGCTCGACCCTCACGGGCGAGCACCTGGCGCGGTACGTGGGCGCCTGA
- a CDS encoding sensor histidine kinase encodes MKINRRLVLLVTAPLTVAVTFSALALAPATNQALQANRLADMVDVAAGAADLTHQLQRERAAATALVSDQGDSSAFQASSDATDKSIASFKSRTGGLSEVPGSAQEALDRIDRFIDELPALRAQVRSGSTTISALAFGYRIVIADLNGYRDGIAQADGVDADIADRIRAAAALSEAAEHTAQQQITVMRAQAAGGFTAASQRTFDASRLGYTESTGVMFSLGPSEWRSWLERTLSGPKALESRKLEDRIGRTDTSKPIGVTPKEWQKASDDRQTLLHQVEGRIDDSVAATVDAERTRLLWTAGAEVALVLLTLVGVVLVAVRLGRVMIRRLRDLRNAAHEVAHTRLPAVMSELSQPGALSGSTPEQVAERTGNPVETTSGDEIGEVGEAFNAVHHEAVRLAAEQARVHEQFAETLVRVARRGAQLTSVMVSELDTVQRDEADPERMKTLFALDHLAIRMERNTNNLLVLGGYGNARVRSADIGCSTVIVAAAQQIERFDRVSLGAIEAGIGIAARAVHDVAHILAELLDNATRFSPPDAQVGVAVWRLWDRAVVQIVDEGVGISADRRAVLNAGLREPKAGIGDVRSMGLHVVARLAARHGIVVELRDSSGPGTIAEVTLPKEVLAEVSEEPTPPTENGFESPRTVVTRRKQDTVRGRVGRPVGAGVGARAGAPGTREEHEAPARTEAADAPAPHPVHDEPASRIAGVSASGLPVRKRTAPQQWPAREKRAGTEQRSGAGAPRPTPRRRDSRQVSDVLAAYAQGISRSTNPRGRPANNDDTERTKK; translated from the coding sequence GTGAAAATCAATCGCCGCCTCGTCCTGCTGGTCACCGCTCCCCTCACCGTCGCGGTCACGTTCTCGGCCCTGGCCCTCGCACCCGCCACCAACCAGGCACTCCAGGCGAACCGGCTGGCCGACATGGTCGACGTCGCCGCCGGCGCAGCCGATTTAACTCACCAGCTGCAACGTGAGCGCGCCGCGGCCACCGCACTGGTCTCCGATCAGGGGGACTCGTCCGCCTTCCAGGCGAGCTCCGACGCGACCGACAAGAGCATCGCCTCCTTCAAGAGCCGCACCGGCGGTCTCTCCGAGGTGCCCGGAAGCGCCCAGGAGGCGCTGGACCGCATCGACCGCTTCATCGACGAACTCCCCGCCCTGCGGGCCCAGGTGCGCTCGGGCAGCACCACCATCTCCGCGCTCGCCTTCGGCTACCGGATCGTGATCGCGGACCTCAACGGCTACCGCGACGGCATCGCGCAGGCCGACGGTGTCGACGCCGACATCGCCGACCGCATCCGCGCGGCCGCCGCGCTCTCCGAGGCCGCCGAGCACACCGCGCAGCAGCAGATCACCGTCATGAGGGCGCAGGCCGCCGGTGGTTTCACCGCGGCCTCCCAGCGCACCTTCGACGCGAGCCGGCTCGGCTACACCGAGTCGACGGGCGTGATGTTCAGCCTCGGCCCGAGCGAGTGGCGGTCCTGGCTGGAGCGCACCCTGTCCGGCCCGAAGGCCCTGGAGTCCCGCAAGCTGGAGGACCGGATCGGCCGCACGGACACCAGCAAGCCGATCGGCGTCACCCCGAAGGAGTGGCAGAAGGCGTCCGACGACCGGCAGACCCTGCTGCACCAGGTCGAGGGGCGGATCGACGACTCGGTCGCCGCCACCGTCGACGCGGAGCGCACCAGGCTGCTGTGGACCGCCGGCGCCGAGGTCGCCCTCGTGCTGCTGACCCTCGTCGGGGTCGTCCTCGTCGCCGTCCGCCTCGGCCGGGTCATGATCCGCCGGCTGCGCGACCTGCGCAACGCCGCGCACGAGGTGGCCCACACCCGGCTGCCCGCCGTCATGAGCGAGCTGTCCCAGCCCGGCGCGCTCAGCGGGTCCACGCCCGAGCAGGTCGCCGAACGCACCGGCAACCCCGTCGAGACCACGAGCGGGGACGAGATCGGTGAGGTCGGCGAGGCGTTCAACGCCGTCCACCACGAGGCCGTGCGCCTCGCGGCCGAACAGGCCCGGGTGCACGAGCAGTTCGCCGAGACCCTGGTCCGGGTCGCCCGCCGGGGCGCCCAGCTGACCAGCGTCATGGTGTCCGAGCTGGACACGGTGCAGCGCGACGAGGCCGACCCGGAGCGCATGAAGACGCTCTTCGCGCTGGACCACCTCGCGATCCGCATGGAGCGCAACACCAACAACCTCCTGGTGCTGGGCGGTTACGGCAACGCCCGGGTGCGCTCCGCCGACATCGGCTGCTCCACCGTCATCGTGGCGGCGGCCCAGCAGATCGAGCGCTTCGACCGGGTGTCCCTCGGCGCGATCGAGGCCGGCATCGGCATCGCCGCCCGCGCCGTGCACGACGTCGCGCACATCCTGGCGGAACTCCTCGACAACGCCACGCGCTTCTCCCCGCCCGACGCCCAGGTCGGGGTCGCCGTCTGGCGGCTCTGGGACCGGGCCGTCGTCCAGATCGTGGACGAGGGCGTGGGCATCTCGGCGGACCGCCGCGCCGTGCTCAACGCCGGTCTGCGCGAGCCGAAGGCGGGCATCGGGGACGTGCGGTCCATGGGTCTGCACGTCGTGGCGCGCCTCGCCGCCCGGCACGGCATCGTTGTCGAGCTGCGCGACTCCTCGGGCCCCGGCACCATCGCCGAGGTCACCCTCCCCAAGGAGGTGCTGGCCGAGGTGTCCGAGGAACCGACCCCGCCCACGGAGAACGGCTTCGAGTCGCCCCGTACGGTCGTCACCCGCCGGAAGCAGGACACCGTACGCGGACGGGTCGGCCGCCCGGTCGGCGCGGGCGTCGGCGCCCGCGCGGGCGCCCCGGGCACGCGCGAGGAGCACGAGGCCCCGGCCCGTACCGAGGCCGCCGACGCACCCGCCCCGCACCCCGTGCACGACGAGCCGGCCTCGCGCATCGCGGGCGTCAGCGCCTCCGGGCTCCCGGTCCGCAAGCGCACCGCGCCCCAGCAGTGGCCCGCACGGGAGAAGCGGGCCGGTACCGAACAGCGGTCCGGCGCCGGTGCGCCGCGGCCGACCCCCCGCCGCCGGGACTCCCGGCAGGTATCCGACGTCCTGGCGGCCTACGCCCAGGGCATCAGCCGGAGCACGAACCCCCGCGGGCGTCCCGCCAACAATGACGACACCGAACGGACCAAGAAATGA